One Aegilops tauschii subsp. strangulata cultivar AL8/78 chromosome 7, Aet v6.0, whole genome shotgun sequence genomic window carries:
- the LOC109761675 gene encoding putative pentatricopeptide repeat-containing protein At5g40405: MTRAPWPTPRSVRQATELHAVLTASGRLLNQPSAAHLLNSLASCISPGDPLHLRYALSLFDRMPCSTFLFDTALRACFRASSGPEHPFLLYRRMRRGGVPPDAFTFHFLFKCCSRGRAHVLLCRMLHAACFRTMLPSAVPLIASPLIHMYAELGLPGDARRAFDEASVKDAVAWTTVISGLAKTGLLDDARRLLAQAPARNVVAWTGLISAYSRAGRAADAVDCFNRMLSDGIAPDEVTVIGVLSACAQLKDLDFGCSLHMLVGERRMLVSDRLVVALIDMYAKCGNIGRAREVFDALGRGRGPQPWNAMIDGYCKVGHVDIARSLFDQMEDHDIITFNSLITGYIHGGRLREALLLFTKMRRHGLRADNFTMVGLLTASASLGALPQGRALHACIEQRLVERDVYLGTALLDMYMKCGRVEEATVAFKQMSVRDVHTWSAMIGGLAFNGMGMAALEHFFWMKCDGFHANSVTYIAVLTACSHSCLLDEGRLYFDEMRLVHNIRPQIEHYGCMIDLLGRSGLLDEAMDIVRTMPMQPNAVIWGSILSACRVHKNVDLARNAANHLLKLEPAEDAVYVQMYNIYIDSRQWEDASKIRRLMEERGVKKTAGYSSIAVAGRVHKFIVGDRSHPRIMEIIVMMEEIRCRLKSVGYSPITSQITVDVDEEEKEQALLAHSEKLAIAFGLISLAPNLPVHIIKNLRVCEDCHSAIKLISRLWNREIIVRDRSRFHHFRGGACSCNDFW, translated from the coding sequence ATGACCCGGGCGCCATGGCCGACCCCTCGCTCCGTCCGGCAGGCCACGGAGCTCCACGCTGTCCTCACCGCCTCCGGCCGCCTCCTCAACCAGCCCTCCGCCGCGCACCTCCTCAACTCCCTCGCCAGCTGCATTTCCCCCGGCGACCCGCTCCACCTCCGCTACGCGCTCAGCCTGTTCGACCGAATGCCCTGCTCCACCTTCCTCTTCGACACCGCGCTCCGCGCTTGCTTCCGCGCCTCCTCGGGACCTGAGCACCCGTTCCTCCTCTACCGGCGTATGCGCCGCGGGGGCGTGCCCCCCGACGCCTTCACGTTCCACTTCCTCTTCAAGTGCTGCTCCCGCGGCCGCGCGCACGTCCTCCTGTGCCGGATGCTGCACGCCGCGTGCTTCCGTACCATGCTTCCCTCTGCCGTGCCGCTCATCGCGAGCCCTCTCATCCATATGTACGCTGAGCTTGGGCTCCCCGGCGATGCCCGGCGGGCTTTCGACGAGGCCTCTGTGAAGGACGCGGTTGCCTGGACGACGGTCATCAGTGGGCTGGCCAAGACGGGGCTGCTCGATGATGCGCGGCGCCTTCTGGCGCAGGCTCCGGCGAGGAACGTGGTCGCTTGGACTGGTTTGATCTCGGCATACTCGCGTGCTGGCCGGGCCGCTGATGCTGTGGATTGCTTCAACCGCATGCTTTCTGATGGCATTGCACCGGATGAGGTTACCGTGATTGGCGTGCTCTCGGCATGTGCTCAGCTGAAGGATTTGGATTTTGGATGCTCGCTGCACATGCTGGTTGGGGAGAGGAGGATGTTGGTGAGTGACAGACTTGTAGTTGCGCTCATCGACATGTATGCCAAGTGTGGTAACATTGGCCGTGCAAGGGAGGTTTTTGATGCTTTAGGTAGGGGCCGAGGACCCCAGCCATGGAATGCTATGATCGATGGATACTGCAAGGTAGGCCATGTTGACATTGCACGCTCTCTGTTTGACCAGATGGAGGACCATGACATCATCACATTTAACTCGTTGATCACTGGGTACATCCATGGTGGCCGGCTTAGAGAAGCGCTACTTCTTTTCACAAAGATGAGGAGACATGGTTTGCGTGCTGATAATTTTACCATGGTGGGCCTTCTAACTGCTTCAGCAAGTTTAGGTGCATTGCCACAGGGCAGGGCCTTGCACGCTTGCATTGAGCAGAGGCTGGTGGAAAGAGATGTTTACCTCGGTACTGCACTCTTGGACATGTACATGAAGTGTGGGAGGGTGGAAGAGGCGACTGTTGCTTTCAAACAGATGAGTGTGAGAGATGTTCACACTTGGAGCGCCATGATTGGAGGTCTCGCATTCAATGGGATGGGTATGGCTGCTCTGGAGCACTTCTTCTGGATGAAGTGTGATGGCTTTCATGCCAATTCAGTTACATACATTGCTGTTCTGACTGCATGTAGTCATTCATGCCTACTGGATGAAGGGCGTCTGTACTTCGACGAGATGAGATTGGTGCACAATATACGCCCCCAAATTGAGCACTATGGCTGCATGATAGATTTGCTGGGCCGCAGTGGACTTCTGGATGAAGCTATGGATATTGTGCGGACCATGCCAATGCAGCCAAATGCTGTGATATGGGGCTCCATCTTGAGTGCTTGTAGAGTCCACAAGAATGTTGACCTAGCTCGAAATGCTGCAAATCATCTTCTGAAGCTAGAGCCAGCTGAGGATGCTGTGTATGTCCAGATGTATAACATTTACATTGATTCTAGGCAATGGGAAGATGCATCAAAAATAAGGAGATTGATGGAAGAAAGGGGTGTGAAGAAGACTGCAGGTTACAGCTCGATTGCTGTGGCTGGGCGGGTGCATAAGTTTATAGTTGGTGACCGATCGCATCCACGCATAATGGAGATTATTGTAATGATGGAGGAGATTAGATGCAGGTTAAAGTCAGTAGGATATTCACCTATCACGTCGCAGATAACAGTGGATGTCGATGAGGAAGAGAAAGAACAGGCACTTTTAGCACACAGTGAGAAATTGGCCATTGCATTTGGCCTCATCAGTCTAGCACCAAACCTGCCGGTTCATATCATAAAGAATCTCCGGGTCTGCGAGGACTGCCACTCTGCAATCAAGTTGATCTCAAGGCTTTGGAACCGGGAAATCATTGTTAGAGACCGGAGTCGGTTCCATCACTTCAGGGGTGGAGCATGTTCTTGCAATGATTTTTGGTGA
- the LOC109761676 gene encoding uncharacterized protein isoform X3, with product MSGEDVRKVQNLIERCLQLYMNQKEVIDTLSLEAKIEPSFTELVWQKLEEENREFFKAYYLRLMLKNQITAFNKLLEDQFQLMNKDYSSGIPSMPLTNGSNSTTLKQNSCFLPESGPISAMPNGVMRNGSSGGLVNGTSSGDHSIYGGKDIHGPHSSMDASTNVLPAQNASALLYGADNNGTTIKTESSYSSNADFAFCGNAFLESCQSIGDASGGSFSSSDLNGQPLNDALLDMESSSFGFLSQIPRNFSFSDLTEGFNQNTEVLENYGRSPFLSSEPNNFSDSTGGEHTG from the exons ATGTCGGGGGAGGACGTCCGCAAG GTCCAGAATCTCATCGAGCGCTGTCTCCAGCTGTATATGAACCAGAAAGAAGTGATTGATACCCTCTCCCTTGAGGCCAAGATAGAACCGAGCTTTACTGAACTTG TTTGGCAAAAACTTGAGGAAGAGAACCGTGAATTTTTTAAGGCATACTATTTGAGGCTGATGCTTAAGAATCAAATAACGGCCTTCAACAAGCTTCTTGAGGATCAGTTCCAGCTTATGAACAAAGACTATTCTTCAGGGATCCCTTCTATGCCTCTTACTAATGGCTCCAACTCCACAACAT tgaaGCAAAACTCGTGCTTTTTACCAGAGTCTGGTCCCATATCTGCAATGCCAAATGGTGTGATGCGCAATGGAAGTTCAGGTGGTTTAGTAAATGGAACATCATCTGGTGATCATTCAATTTATGGTGGTAAAGACATTCATGGTCCTCATAGTAGCATGGATGCTTCAACCAACGTGCTACCAGCCCAAAATGCATCTGCTCTGCTGTATGGTGCAGATAATAATGGTACAACAATAAAGACAGAGTCAAGCTATTCGAGCAACGCTGATTTTGCTTTCTGTGGGAACGCTTTCCTTGAATCATGCCAATCAATTGGCGATGCCTCGGGTGGTTCCTTTAGCAGCTCAGATTTGAACGGGCAACCACTGAATGATGCACTTTTGGATATGGAGTCATCGTCATTTGGCTTCTTGAGCCAGATTCCCCGGAATTTCAGTTTTTCAGACTTAACAGAGGGGTTCAATCAAAATACAG AAGTATTAGAGAATTATGGCAGGTCGCCATTTCTCTCATCTGAGCCAAATAACTTCTCAGATTCTACAGGTGGAGAACATACAG GCTGA
- the LOC109761676 gene encoding uncharacterized protein isoform X1 has product MGLVAQGRESDGAFQCGGVQGPVQEDGYIAASLASPLQKLVQNLIERCLQLYMNQKEVIDTLSLEAKIEPSFTELVWQKLEEENREFFKAYYLRLMLKNQITAFNKLLEDQFQLMNKDYSSGIPSMPLTNGSNSTTLKQNSCFLPESGPISAMPNGVMRNGSSGGLVNGTSSGDHSIYGGKDIHGPHSSMDASTNVLPAQNASALLYGADNNGTTIKTESSYSSNADFAFCGNAFLESCQSIGDASGGSFSSSDLNGQPLNDALLDMESSSFGFLSQIPRNFSFSDLTEGFNQNTEVLENYGRSPFLSSEPNNFSDSTGGEHTG; this is encoded by the exons ATGGGCTTGGTAGCGCAGGGAAGGGAATCGGATGGAGCATTTCAGTGTGGTGGGGTACAGGGGCCGGTGCAGGAGGATGGATACATCGCAGCATCGCTGGCAAGTCCACTGCAGAAACTG GTCCAGAATCTCATCGAGCGCTGTCTCCAGCTGTATATGAACCAGAAAGAAGTGATTGATACCCTCTCCCTTGAGGCCAAGATAGAACCGAGCTTTACTGAACTTG TTTGGCAAAAACTTGAGGAAGAGAACCGTGAATTTTTTAAGGCATACTATTTGAGGCTGATGCTTAAGAATCAAATAACGGCCTTCAACAAGCTTCTTGAGGATCAGTTCCAGCTTATGAACAAAGACTATTCTTCAGGGATCCCTTCTATGCCTCTTACTAATGGCTCCAACTCCACAACAT tgaaGCAAAACTCGTGCTTTTTACCAGAGTCTGGTCCCATATCTGCAATGCCAAATGGTGTGATGCGCAATGGAAGTTCAGGTGGTTTAGTAAATGGAACATCATCTGGTGATCATTCAATTTATGGTGGTAAAGACATTCATGGTCCTCATAGTAGCATGGATGCTTCAACCAACGTGCTACCAGCCCAAAATGCATCTGCTCTGCTGTATGGTGCAGATAATAATGGTACAACAATAAAGACAGAGTCAAGCTATTCGAGCAACGCTGATTTTGCTTTCTGTGGGAACGCTTTCCTTGAATCATGCCAATCAATTGGCGATGCCTCGGGTGGTTCCTTTAGCAGCTCAGATTTGAACGGGCAACCACTGAATGATGCACTTTTGGATATGGAGTCATCGTCATTTGGCTTCTTGAGCCAGATTCCCCGGAATTTCAGTTTTTCAGACTTAACAGAGGGGTTCAATCAAAATACAG AAGTATTAGAGAATTATGGCAGGTCGCCATTTCTCTCATCTGAGCCAAATAACTTCTCAGATTCTACAGGTGGAGAACATACAG GCTGA
- the LOC109761669 gene encoding tyrosine N-monooxygenase-like produces MLACCCFVVSQLLIVITLIYLVITKSKVRCSTCSSATVPLPLPPGPWPWPVVGSLPEMVVNKPAFRWIHRVMKDMGTDIACFRLGGVHVVSITCPKIAREVLKKQDKNFSSRPLTFASGAISSGYKDAVLSPFGDQWMKMRKVLTSEIICPSRHKWLHDKRADEADNLTRYIYNLTARGLSSSTSRLANVNVRHVARHYCGNVIRRLVFGQRYFGEPQPDGGPGPMEVEHMDASFALLGFTFAFCVSDYLPCLLGLDLDGHEKIIKEANTKVDRLHDVVIEDRWRQWNNSERQDGVQDFLDVLITLADGDGKPLLSIDEVKAQSKGIILAAIDNPSNAVEWALAEMVNNPELLARAVEEMDRVVGRERLVQESDIMQLNYLKACIREAFRLHPIAPFNLPHVAIADTIVAGYRVPKGSNVILSRLALGRNPTVWDEPLRFKPERHMGDNINVVLTESELRFISFSTGRRGCIAASLGTTMSVMLFGRLLHGFTWTKPAGVSAINLSESKHDLFIEKPLVLHAEPRLPVHLYPLMHC; encoded by the exons ATGCTGGCTTGCTGCTGCTTTGTTGTGTCCCAGCTGCTCATCGTAATAACACTCATATACCTTGTCATTACCAAGAGCAAGGTGCGCTGTAGCACGTGCTCATCGGCGACGGTGCCGCTTCCACTTCCGCCGGGGCCATGGCCGTGGCCAGTGGTGGGTAGCCTGCCCGAGATGGTGGTCAACAAGCCGGCGTTCCGTTGGATCCATCGCGTGATGAAGGATATGGGCACCGACATCGCCTGCTTCCGCCTCGGCGGCGTCCACGTCGTCTCGATCACATGTCCCAAGATCGCAAGGGAGGTGCTCAAGAAGCAGGACAAAAACTTCTCGTCCCGCCCACTCACCTTCGCCTCCGGCGCCATCAGCAGCGGGTACAAGGACGCCGTGCTCTCACCGTTCGGTGACCAGTGGATGAAGATGCGCAAGGTGCTCACCTCTGAGATCATCTGCCCCTCCCGTCACAAGTGGCTCCACGACAAGCGTGCCGACGAAGCTGACAACTTGACGCGCTACATCTACAACCTCACCGCCCGGGGGTTGTCATCTTCAACGTCGAGACTAGCCAATGTCAACGTCAGGCACGTCGCGCGGCATTACTGCGGCAACGTCATCCGCCGGCTTGTCTTCGGCCAACGGTACTTCGGGGAGCCTCAGCCGGACGGCGGGCCGGGGCCGATGGAGGTGGAGCACATGGACGCTTCCTTCGCCCTCCTAGGGTTCACCTTCGCGTTCTGCGTCAGCGACTACCTCCCATGTCTACTTGGCCTAGATCTCGACGGCCACGAGAAAATTATTAAGGAGGCCAACACAAAAGTGGATAGACTGCACGACGTGGTCATCGAAGACCGTTGGAGGCAGTGGAACAACAGCGAGAGGCAGGACGGGGTCCAGGACTTCCTTGACGTTCTCATCACGCTCGCCGACGGTGATGGCAAGCCGTTGCTCAGCATCGATGAGGTCAAAGCACAGTCCAAG GGCATAATATTAGCGGCCATAGATAACCCGTCAAACGCAGTGGAGTGGGCGCTGGCGGAGATGGTGAACAACCCAGAATTGCTGGCCAGGGCGGTGGAGGAGATGGACCGGGTGGTCGGTCGCGAGCGACTGGTGCAAGAGTCGGACATCATGCAGCTCAACTATCTCAAGGCATGCATACGTGAGGCATTTCGGCTCCACCCAATCGCTCCCTTCAACCTCCCACACGTCGCGATTGCCGACACCATTGTTGCGGGCTACCGCGTGCCCAAGGGTAGCAACGTCATCCTCAGCCGGCTGGCCCTGGGCCGAAACCCCACCGTCTGGGATGAACCACTCCGCTTCAAGCCGGAGCGCCATATGGGAGACAACATCAATGTGGTGCTTACTGAGAGCGAATTGCGGTTCATCTCCTTCAGCACCGGACGACGGGGATGCATCGCGGCATCACTAGGAACAACCATGAGTGTCATGCTCTTTGGCAGGCTCCTGCATGGCTTCACCTGGACCAAACCGGCTGGGGTGTCAGCCATCAATCTCAGCGAGTCCAAGCACGACCTCTTCATAGAGAAGCCGCTAGTGCTACATGCTGAGCCACGTCTTCCAGTGCACCTCTACCCTCTCATGCATTGTTGA
- the LOC109761668 gene encoding tyrosine N-monooxygenase-like, translating to MVVNKPAFRWIHRVMKDMGTDIACFRLGGVHVVPITCPKIAREVLKKQDKNFSSRPLTFASGAISSGYKDAVLSPFGDQWMKMRKVLTSEIICPSRHKWLHDKRADEADNLTRYIYNLTARGLSSSTSGLANVNVRHVARHYCGNVIRRLVFGQRYFGEPQPDGGPGPMEVEHMDASFALLGFTFAFCVSDYLPCLLGLDLDGHEKIIKETNTKVDRLHDVVIEERWRQWNSGERQDGVQDFLDVLITLADGDGKPLLNINEVKAQSKGIILAAIDNPSNAVEWALAEMVNNPELLAKAVEEMDRVVGRERPVQESDIMQLNYLKACIREAFRLHPIAPFNLPHVAIVDTIVAGYRVPKGSNVILSRLALGRNPTVWDEPLRFKPERHMGDNINVVLAESELRFISFSTGRRGCIATSLGTTMSVMLFGRLLHGFTWTKPAGVSAINLSESKHDLFIEKPLVLHAEPRLPVHLYPLMHY from the exons ATGGTGGTCAACAAGCCGGCGTTTCGTTGGATCCATCGCGTGATGAAGGATATGGGCACCGACATCGCCTGCTTCCGCCTCGGCGGCGTCCACGTCGTCCCGATCACATGTCCCAAGATCGCAAGGGAGGTGCTCAAGAAGCAGGACAAAAACTTCTCGTCCCGCCCACTCACCTTCGCCTCCGGCGCCATCAGCAGCGGGTACAAGGACGCCGTGCTCTCACCGTTCGGTGACCAGTGGATGAAGATGCGCAAGGTGCTCACCTCTGAGATCATCTGCCCCTCCCGTCACAAGTGGCTCCACGACAAGCGCGCCGACGAAGCTGACAACTTGACGCGCTACATCTACAACCTCACCGCCCGGGGGTTGTCATCTTCAACGTCGGGACTAGCCAACGTCAACGTCAGGCACGTCGCGCGGCATTACTGCGGCAACGTCATCCGCCGGCTTGTCTTCGGCCAACGGTACTTCGGGGAGCCTCAGCCGGACGGCGGGCCGGGGCCGATGGAGGTGGAGCACATGGACGCTTCCTTCGCCCTCCTAGGGTTCACCTTCGCGTTCTGCGTCAGCGACTACCTCCCGTGTCTACTTGGCCTAGATCTCGACGGTCACGAGAAAATTATTAAGGAGACCAACACAAAAGTGGATAGACTGCACGACGTGGTCATCGAAGAGCGTTGGAGGCAGTGGAACAGCGGCGAGAGGCAGGACGGGGTCCAGGACTTCCTTGACGTTCTCATCACGCTCGCCGACGGTGACGGCAAGCCGTTGCTCAACATCAATGAGGTCAAAGCACAGTCCAAG GGCATAATATTAGCGGCCATAGATAACCCGTCAAACGCAGTGGAGTGGGCGCTGGCGGAGATGGTGAACAACCCAGAATTGCTGGCCAAGGCGGTGGAGGAGATGGACCGGGTGGTCGGTCGCGAGCGACCGGTGCAAGAGTCGGACATCATGCAGCTCAACTATCTCAAGGCGTGCATACGTGAGGCATTTCGCCTCCACCCAATCGCTCCCTTCAACCTGCCGCACGTCGCGATTGTCGACACCATTGTTGCGGGCTACCGCGTGCCCAAGGGTAGCAACGTCATCCTCAGCCGGCTGGCCCTGGGCCGGAACCCCACTGTCTGGGATGAACCGCTCCGCTTCAAGCCGGAGCGCCATATGGGAGACAACATCAATGTGGTGCTTGCTGAGAGCGAATTGCGGTTCATCTCCTTCAGCACCGGACGACGGGGATGCATCGCGACATCACTAGGAACAACCATGAGTGTCATGCTCTTTGGCAGGCTCCTGCATGGCTTCACCTGGACCAAACCGGCTGGGGTGTCGGCCATCAATCTCAGCGAGTCCAAGCACGACCTCTTCATAGAGAAGCCGTTAGTGCTACATGCTGAGCCACGTCTTCCAGTGCACCTCTACCCTCTCATGCATTATTGA
- the LOC109761667 gene encoding uncharacterized protein gives MIGYFAQHQAAAEASDEGYYGFIMTLDVYGLALSPEQYSLASVWLIHDGDGAAANYNAIQIGWEAAPSVYGDSRTRLAATWTSDGFQRAFCRNADCAVGFQPEEGAPMALGDVIQAVSQPGGPKQTITIKVIKDGELGDWLAYCGLNADGLALIGRFPRSLFAGGMADRASRIQFGGFVQTRATDLAPMGSGYLPTNVAAASISDVQFIDRSGNASPVTGQLPTYMTDPNIYVATDMADGQFFYGGPLESTD, from the exons ATGATAGGCTAC TTTGCGCAGCACCAGGCAGCAGCAGAAGCATCGGACGAGGGCTACTACGGCTTCATCATGACGCTGGACGTGTACGGCCTGGCTCTGAGCCCTGAGCAGTACAGCTTGGCCTCGGTCTGGCTCATCCACgacggcgacggcgcggcggccaACTACAACGCCATCCAGATCGGCTGGGAGGCTGCGCCGTCCGTCTACGGCGATTCCCGCACTCGCCTGGCCGCTACTTGGACG AGTGATGGATTTCAGAGAGCTTTCTGCCGCAACGCGGACTGCGCCGTCGGCTTCCAGCCTGAAGAGGGCGCGCCCATGGCTCTGGGCGACGTGATTCAGGCCGTCTCCCAGCCCGGAGGACCCAAGCAAACCATCACGATCAAAGTCATCAAG GACGGTGAGCTGGGAGATTGGCTGGCGTACTGCGGGCTCAACGCGGACGGCCTGGCGCTGATCGGCCGTTTCCCAAGGTCACTCTTCGCCGGAGGGATGGCGGACCGGGCGTCGCGCATCCAGTTCGGCGGCTTCGTGCAGACCCGCGCCACGGACCTGGCTCCCATGGGCAGCGGCTACCTCCCCACCAACGTGGCCGCCGCGTCCATCAGTGACGTGCAGTTCATCGACCGGAGCGGCAACGCTTCGCCGGTGACGGGACAACTGCCGACGTACATGACTGATCCGAATATCTACGTGGCTACTGACATGGCCGATGGCCAGTTCTTCTACGGGGGGCCCTTGGAGTCTACAGATTGA
- the LOC109761677 gene encoding thylakoid lumenal 16.5 kDa protein, chloroplastic, which yields MVPMVTEAWTLAGCGGAAASKPLPAQDVPVLLHPTAKKPASSRAVAVAKSAGQDGRRDAAVVGRRRGIASCLLAALALAGSSSAGGAARAAILEADDDLELLERVKEDKKKRLQKQGIINSSAAETGYLQDLVYKLSKVGQAIDKDDLAAAGDVLGPASDAPWVQNVNAAFSKFSSSTEEKSAVDSFNSSLSSLFTSVSKSDINSSKSAFVSSATALEKWVELAGLTGKLKGF from the exons ATGGTTCCCATGGTCACCGAGGCGTGGACGCTCGCCGGGTGCGGCGGGGCCGCGGCGTCCAAGCCTTTGCCGGCTCAGGACGTCCCCGTGCTGCTGCATCCTACCGCCAAGAAACCCGCCTCGTCGAGAGCGGTGGCCGTGGCGAAGAGCGCAGGCCAGGATGGCCGGCGCGACGCCGCCGTCGTCGGGAGGCGCCGGGGCATCGCGTCGTGCCTGCTGGCCGCGCTCGCGCTGGCCGGCTCCTCCTCCGCCGGCGGCGCCGCGCGGGCCGCCATCCTGGAGGCCGACGACGACCTGGAGCTGCTGGAGCGCGTCAAGGAGGACAAGAAGAAACGGCTCCAGAAGCAGGGGATCATCAACTCCTCCGCCGCCGAGACAG GGTACTTGCAGGACCTGGTGTACAAGCTGAGCAAGGTGGGGCAGGCCATTGACAAGGacgacctcgccgccgccggcgacgtcctcgGCCCCGCCTCCGACGCGCCGTGGGTGCAGAACGTCAATGCAGCTTTCTCCAAG TTCAGCTCAAGCACCGAGGAGAAGAGTGCAGTGGACAGCTTCAACTCCTCGCTGTCCTCCTTATTCACATCAG TGAGCAAGAGCGACATCAACTCGTCCAAGTCGGCGTTCGTATCGTCAGCGACGGCGCTGGAGAAATGGGTGGAGCTGGCCGGACTCACCGGCAAGCTCAAAGGCTTCTGA
- the LOC109761676 gene encoding uncharacterized protein isoform X2 produces the protein MSGEDVRKVSRQDIQLVQNLIERCLQLYMNQKEVIDTLSLEAKIEPSFTELVWQKLEEENREFFKAYYLRLMLKNQITAFNKLLEDQFQLMNKDYSSGIPSMPLTNGSNSTTLKQNSCFLPESGPISAMPNGVMRNGSSGGLVNGTSSGDHSIYGGKDIHGPHSSMDASTNVLPAQNASALLYGADNNGTTIKTESSYSSNADFAFCGNAFLESCQSIGDASGGSFSSSDLNGQPLNDALLDMESSSFGFLSQIPRNFSFSDLTEGFNQNTEVLENYGRSPFLSSEPNNFSDSTGGEHTG, from the exons ATGTCGGGGGAGGACGTCCGCAAGGTCTCTCGCCAGGACATACAGCTC GTCCAGAATCTCATCGAGCGCTGTCTCCAGCTGTATATGAACCAGAAAGAAGTGATTGATACCCTCTCCCTTGAGGCCAAGATAGAACCGAGCTTTACTGAACTTG TTTGGCAAAAACTTGAGGAAGAGAACCGTGAATTTTTTAAGGCATACTATTTGAGGCTGATGCTTAAGAATCAAATAACGGCCTTCAACAAGCTTCTTGAGGATCAGTTCCAGCTTATGAACAAAGACTATTCTTCAGGGATCCCTTCTATGCCTCTTACTAATGGCTCCAACTCCACAACAT tgaaGCAAAACTCGTGCTTTTTACCAGAGTCTGGTCCCATATCTGCAATGCCAAATGGTGTGATGCGCAATGGAAGTTCAGGTGGTTTAGTAAATGGAACATCATCTGGTGATCATTCAATTTATGGTGGTAAAGACATTCATGGTCCTCATAGTAGCATGGATGCTTCAACCAACGTGCTACCAGCCCAAAATGCATCTGCTCTGCTGTATGGTGCAGATAATAATGGTACAACAATAAAGACAGAGTCAAGCTATTCGAGCAACGCTGATTTTGCTTTCTGTGGGAACGCTTTCCTTGAATCATGCCAATCAATTGGCGATGCCTCGGGTGGTTCCTTTAGCAGCTCAGATTTGAACGGGCAACCACTGAATGATGCACTTTTGGATATGGAGTCATCGTCATTTGGCTTCTTGAGCCAGATTCCCCGGAATTTCAGTTTTTCAGACTTAACAGAGGGGTTCAATCAAAATACAG AAGTATTAGAGAATTATGGCAGGTCGCCATTTCTCTCATCTGAGCCAAATAACTTCTCAGATTCTACAGGTGGAGAACATACAG GCTGA